From one Streptococcus oralis genomic stretch:
- a CDS encoding ECF transporter S component, which produces MKQTKTTKIALVSLLTALSVVLGYYLKIGTPTGILTLLDAGIFFTAFYFGSKEGAVVGGLAAFLLDLLSGFPQWMFFSLVNHGLQGFFAGFKGKWQWLGLVLATIVMVSGYALGSTLMNGWSAALPEILPNFLQNTLGMVVGFVVFQSVKKIK; this is translated from the coding sequence ATGAAGCAAACCAAAACAACTAAAATCGCCCTTGTATCCCTCTTAACCGCCCTTTCTGTGGTTCTAGGTTATTACTTGAAAATTGGAACGCCAACAGGAATATTGACTCTCTTGGATGCAGGTATTTTCTTTACTGCCTTTTACTTTGGCAGTAAAGAAGGGGCCGTCGTTGGAGGACTAGCAGCTTTTCTGCTTGACCTTTTATCAGGCTTTCCACAGTGGATGTTCTTTAGCTTGGTAAACCATGGCTTGCAAGGATTTTTTGCAGGTTTTAAAGGGAAATGGCAATGGCTAGGCCTTGTCTTGGCTACTATCGTCATGGTAAGTGGCTACGCTCTGGGCTCAACTCTAATGAATGGCTGGTCAGCAGCCTTGCCAGAAATCCTTCCAAACTTCCTACAAAATACCTTGGGAATGGTTGTGGGATTTGTAGTCTTTCAGAGTGTCAAGAAGATAAAATAA
- a CDS encoding bifunctional hydroxymethylpyrimidine kinase/phosphomethylpyrimidine kinase, with protein MKNNRILALSGNDIFSGGGLSADLATYTLNGLHGFVAVTCLTALTEKGFEVFPTDDTIFQHELNSLRDVEFAGIKIGLLPTVSVAEKALDFIKQRPGVPVVLDPVLVCKETHDVAVSELCQELIRFFPHVSVITPNLPEAELLAGQEIKTLEDMKTAAQKLHDLGAPAVIIKGGNRLSQDKAVDVFYDGQTFTVLENPVIQGQNAGAGCTFASSIASHLVKGDELLPAVESSKAFVYRAIAQADQYGVRQYEANQNN; from the coding sequence ATGAAGAATAATCGTATTTTAGCCCTTTCTGGGAATGATATTTTTAGTGGTGGTGGTTTATCAGCTGATCTTGCCACCTATACCTTAAACGGCTTGCATGGCTTTGTAGCAGTGACTTGTTTGACAGCCTTGACAGAGAAGGGGTTTGAAGTCTTCCCTACAGATGATACTATTTTCCAACATGAGTTGAATAGCTTACGTGATGTCGAGTTTGCAGGGATTAAGATTGGCCTTCTTCCTACTGTCAGTGTGGCTGAGAAGGCCTTGGACTTTATCAAGCAACGTCCAGGAGTGCCTGTGGTATTGGACCCCGTTTTGGTCTGCAAGGAAACGCACGACGTGGCTGTTAGTGAGCTCTGCCAAGAGTTGATTCGTTTTTTCCCTCATGTCAGTGTGATTACGCCAAATCTTCCTGAAGCAGAATTGTTAGCGGGTCAAGAGATCAAAACATTGGAAGATATGAAAACTGCAGCGCAGAAATTGCATGATTTAGGAGCGCCAGCAGTTATTATCAAGGGAGGCAATCGCCTCAGTCAGGACAAGGCAGTGGATGTCTTTTATGATGGACAAACTTTCACTGTTCTAGAAAACCCAGTCATTCAAGGCCAAAATGCGGGTGCAGGATGTACCTTTGCCTCAAGCATCGCCAGTCACTTGGTTAAAGGGGATGAACTTTTACCAGCAGTAGAGAGCTCGAAAGCTTTCGTTTACCGTGCTATTGCACAAGCAGATCAATATGGAGTAAGACAATATGAAGCAAACCAAAACAACTAA
- the truA gene encoding tRNA pseudouridine(38-40) synthase TruA: protein MTRYKATISYDGFAFAGFQRQPHARSVQEEIEKTLTRLNKGQAIAVHGAGRTDSGVHALEQVIHFDLPYQMDEEKLRFALDTQSPEDIDVISIEIVADDFHCRYAKHSKTYEFIVDRGRPKNPMRRHYATHFPYPLDVERMQEAVKKLEGTHDFTGFTASGTSVEDKVRTITEASLSVDETGQFLTFTFSGNGFLYKQIRNMVGTLLKIGNNRMPVEQIDLILEKKDRQLAGPTAAPNGLYLKEIRYEE from the coding sequence ATGACAAGATATAAAGCAACTATTTCTTATGATGGTTTTGCTTTTGCCGGTTTTCAGCGCCAGCCTCATGCGCGGAGCGTTCAAGAGGAAATCGAAAAAACCTTAACGAGACTCAATAAGGGGCAAGCCATCGCTGTTCATGGTGCTGGTAGGACGGATAGTGGGGTCCATGCTCTGGAACAGGTCATTCATTTTGATCTGCCCTATCAGATGGATGAGGAAAAACTCCGTTTTGCTCTGGATACTCAGTCACCAGAAGATATCGATGTGATTTCGATTGAGATTGTGGCGGATGATTTTCATTGCCGTTATGCAAAACATAGCAAGACCTATGAGTTTATAGTAGATAGGGGGCGTCCTAAAAATCCCATGCGCCGTCACTATGCTACTCACTTTCCCTATCCCCTCGATGTGGAGCGGATGCAGGAGGCTGTCAAGAAATTAGAAGGAACCCACGATTTTACCGGTTTTACAGCATCTGGAACCAGTGTAGAGGACAAGGTTCGGACCATTACAGAAGCCAGTCTTAGTGTTGATGAGACAGGGCAGTTTTTGACTTTTACCTTTTCAGGAAATGGATTCTTATATAAACAGATTCGTAATATGGTGGGGACACTGCTCAAAATCGGAAATAATCGAATGCCAGTTGAGCAGATTGACTTGATTTTGGAGAAGAAGGACAGGCAGCTAGCAGGTCCAACGGCTGCACCGAATGGCTTGTATTTAAAGGAGATTCGTTATGAAGAATAA
- a CDS encoding MFS transporter: protein MKQYLERASILALSLVLITSFSISSALPAMFDYYQGYPKEQIELLVSLPSFGIMIMLVLNGFLERLFPERLQISLGLLILSIGGTAPFWYQEYNFVFAMRILFGLGVGMINAKAISIISERYHGKTRIQMLGLRGSAEVVGASILTLVVGQLLSLGWTVTFLAYSAGFLVLILYLLFVPYGKEKKETKKKETETTRLTGKMKGLIFLLAVEAAVVVCTNTAITIRIPSLMVERGLGDAQLSSLVLSIMQLIGILAGVSFSFFISLFKERLLLWSGITFGLGQIVIALSPSLGVMVVGSVVAGFSYSVALTTVFQLLSERIPAKLLNQATSFAVLGCSFGAFTTPFILGAIGLVTQNGMLVFTILGCWLIVTSIFVMYALQKRA, encoded by the coding sequence ATGAAACAATATTTAGAACGGGCTAGTATTTTGGCCCTCTCCCTCGTTTTGATTACCTCCTTCTCCATCTCAAGTGCTCTGCCAGCCATGTTTGACTACTATCAAGGCTATCCCAAAGAACAAATCGAGCTCCTGGTCAGTCTTCCTTCTTTTGGAATTATGATTATGCTGGTTTTAAATGGGTTTTTGGAGCGGTTATTTCCTGAGCGACTTCAGATTAGTCTAGGACTTCTCATCCTTTCTATCGGTGGAACTGCCCCTTTCTGGTATCAGGAGTACAACTTTGTCTTTGCGATGCGGATTTTATTTGGCTTGGGTGTTGGGATGATCAATGCCAAGGCTATTTCTATCATCAGCGAACGCTATCATGGAAAGACACGGATTCAGATGTTGGGTCTTCGCGGGTCAGCAGAAGTTGTCGGGGCATCGATTTTGACTCTAGTGGTCGGTCAACTCTTATCCTTGGGGTGGACTGTGACCTTCTTGGCCTACAGTGCGGGATTTTTAGTATTGATCCTTTATCTGCTCTTTGTCCCTTATGGGAAAGAAAAGAAAGAAACAAAGAAAAAAGAGACCGAAACGACTCGTTTGACAGGAAAGATGAAAGGATTAATTTTTCTATTGGCTGTCGAAGCAGCAGTTGTTGTCTGCACCAACACAGCTATCACCATTCGTATTCCTAGTCTGATGGTGGAAAGAGGTCTAGGGGATGCCCAGTTATCGAGCTTGGTCTTAAGTATTATGCAGTTGATTGGTATCTTGGCAGGTGTGAGTTTTTCTTTCTTTATCTCTCTATTTAAAGAAAGATTGCTCCTTTGGTCAGGTATCACCTTTGGATTGGGGCAGATTGTGATTGCCTTGTCTCCGTCATTGGGTGTGATGGTAGTTGGAAGTGTTGTGGCAGGTTTTTCCTACAGTGTGGCCTTGACCACTGTCTTTCAGCTTCTTTCTGAAAGAATCCCAGCCAAGCTCCTTAATCAGGCAACATCTTTTGCAGTGCTAGGATGCAGCTTTGGAGCCTTTACGACACCTTTCATTCTTGGGGCGATTGGCTTGGTGACTCAAAATGGTATGTTGGTCTTCACCATTTTAGGATGTTGGTTGATTGTCACTTCTATCTTTGTTATGTACGCACTTCAAAAGAGAGCTTAG